The genomic window acagcCACCACAGTGCTTTTGGTAACAGAGGGGTTCTAGGCAGAGAGAATGAggttctaaacctcaaacagattccagaggtcagactggctgaacctactatCACCCTTTGCAGATAGTAGCGAGATGCAaatatgtggagagaactccatgttgcagccttacagatctccatgggaactgcttacAAGTGGCCAccaatgttgccatggctctgacagaatcaGCCTAgatatgacccccaagatgcagtcctgcctcagtataacaggagatgcaatctgctagccaactggatagtgtttGGCAgcagcaactcccaatctattcctgtcaaaagaaatagAAAGTTGGGTaaactgtctatgggcttctgtctgctccgggtagaaagccaaggctctcttgcaatccaaactatgcaatgctcattcaccttggtgcgagaatggggcctaggaaagaatgttggcaggatgactgactggttaagaaggaagtcagtcaccaccttaggcaggaacttagggtgtgtacacaagaccaccctgtcacaATAAAgcttggtataaggtggataagtcactaaggcctgaaaCTTGCTGACGCTGTGTGccgaagtgactgccaccaaaaatatgacctttcaggtcaggtacttcaggtcacaggtgtgcagcggcttaaaaggagctttcatcaactgagCTAGCATCAtgttgtgtcttgggacctcaagaggctttaggggaggcttcaactgaagcatgTCCCACATGAAATGAACAACTATGGGCTGTAAAGagggtgtaccatctacaccttggtggtatgttcCAATTGCACTTAGATGAACCTGAATGGAGTTGGAGTTGGTTTTTAGGCCAGCCTCGGATAGGTGCAAGAGGTAGTCAAGAagtttgtgtggggcaggagaaaggatctagtgccttttgctcacaccacaaggAAAAGCCTCCTTCACTTCAACCTGTAGGACTTCTAGTAGCAAGCTTtctagaagctaccaggacctgcagcatcaacctttcaacatccaggctgtgagtgatgggcctggaggttgggatgctgcagcctgccctgatcctgcatgattAGATttgggggaagtccccagactgatcagtttccgGAAGGAAAACCAGACCCGTctgccaatgaggggctatgagaattttagtccctctgtcctcacaaagcttcaGGAGGGTATGCATATGGAAGACCCTTGCCCTAATGACAAGCAAAGGCATCAGGAGGCTgatttgccatctgacctgtaaaGGGaacagaactgagtcaccttcccATTGCAGAGGGATGCGAACAAGTCCATGTCTAGggttccccagaggcagaagatccgaTTTGCTACCCTTAGTCGAGcgaccacttgtggggtctgaaggcccaACTCAATCTGTCCGCTATTACGTTTTCTGCTCCAGAGCACCATTCCATGGGTcaagcccaggaccagatctggactgcttcctgacagaggaggtatgaccctgtgcctccctgcttgttgacttACCAACTGAGGTGagactttgggtaattgatgaaccctagtgactccagcacctgGATCAATCTCCCCTGCCTGAGCagcactcttgaccagccaatcatccaaataaaGGGAAAATACTCACTCCCAGCCTGCGGAGGTGCACCCACACCACGGCTAGACACCTCAAagacatggtggggggggggggggggggtttccgaAGCTAGCCTGAACGGCAACACTACTAGACATGCTGTTTTCCCACCTCAagtctgagatacttcctgtgacctggaaagATCTATGTGAGTGTAGGTGTCttaaatcgagggagcatagccagtcctcttcttgcaggaggggaatcaatgtgcccaaggaaaccatcctgaactctTATTTTAGAAATCTGATCAAGGCCCTCAAGGTCTAAGGTGAGACAGAATCCCCATGTTCTTTTGAATCAGAAAGTAGAATCCTTGCCCTCGTGGGGCAGGCTCAACtgctctggccgttaagagggctAAGAGCTGATGTACTATCAGCCCCCAAAACGGGTACTGAGgagaatttggcaggacacccaataggttgTCTGTACCCTTGGCGGACGATAGACAGAACCCCAGAAGTTGTGCgatgcccctaggcagaggatgCGCACATTGTGCGGGTCCATGGACAGACAAGCCCTCGGGTACCAACTAGGCCAAGACAACATGAAACGAAGGGGTGAAACACGACAGAGGCAGTGGGGCAACCGACGCCGGCAAGCACAGAGGCACTGCCCCCACAGGGTATGGAAGCAGAAAGCTTACAGAATCACCTGATTTAAGATACAGGGGAACTGAGAGGGACCCGTACACGGCATGAAAACGAAAAGTGGAAAGTTTTCCCCAAACACTttcagagaaaaagaaagtgagCTCAGTAACAGTGAGGCAAAACCCtgtggaaaataaaaacaaacctgaAGCGGGACCCTGGACGCGTGgattagggcatgctcagtgtgcctagtcaaactGACATATGtcttctgtgccaggctccatccgatgtcacccatgCGTGATGACcatcatcctgcttgttctaggagaaaccAGAACTTTCCCTACCCTTAGAACAGGGGTCGGCAATCAATGGAatgtgaggctttttttttttttttttttttttttttttttaaacactggtaGGGAGGCAGCAGCCCAGCACTGAATAGCAGCCGAGTGGTCACTGCTGATAAAGAAAAAGACCAGTGTAGCATAGGTATCACAATAGCATGGAGATACATCCCTCACATTCCCTTGGCAGCAGGAGTCATGTTCAAACACCTCCTGCTGCCACGGAGCCAGTCTCACAGCTCTTATCGCGAGACCAGCCCAATGGCAGCAGGAGACGTTTGATTAAATGCAACTGCTGCGCGTGCCATGATCAGGCAAGCTGCCATAGGAGGCCAGCCTGCAGCAAAAAAGGGACCTGGTGGCTGAAGACTTCAGAGCCTATAGGCCACTGCAGAGTACATCCTGTGACAGCCAAAGAGACACAGGACCCATCGGCTGCCAGGAGACCCTATGATAGCAGAGAAGAGGCACAGACAAGTATGTTTTGCAAGCTGGAATGAGTGGGTGTTTACATGTGGAGAGAATGCCATGGGAGAAAGCGTGAGATTGCAAACAGGGAAAGGGAGACAGTGTGTGTGGATTGGAGACTAGAGAAGGAAGTCTGTGtgtaccctcccccaccccaataaTTTATGaccatctcagggtgactggaaatcagaagctcccaggtatagagagcagtTTTATCATCCttaaaagttttaaattattgcGTGTTTTGATTTGTCTGCAGTTTAGAAatgttattggtatttggaaaaatgttttaaaatttgtgtacGAGTTTAATTACTGGATGCTATTCCATTTgccagctgtttgaaatatttattcttatatTTTAGTATTTGGATTGTTTTATCTTAAttgtgtttgatgttttatgaggcatattACTGTTTTAAAAATGACTCAAtcaggaggaaaaagaaaaaaaaaaaaaacccaccacattgtggaaaacagagaaagctagggaaccgcagggtcaactgcctgcctctgctgggagacagagaaatactgaagggacgcagggtgagtactgtcctgatataggataccttttcagtttctctgtctccctctgctggacaggaggctcaacccactgtctgggctgatccgggtacgtacagggaataatgttttcccattgttgcacatagagttttttttttttgttttgttttgcagtttccagtttgctTGTGTTTCTAATTTATATTACTTTGTGTCACTTTATTCtggatttggtgaggttctgcatgtgtgacagattATATATTCAGCTAGCTAGCATGTAgtttgtatagggatctatatagcagcctggcctgttttcctaatagggggtgtgtATTGGAGAGAAAAGggacagatgatttttttttatataattttttttcataaGAAAAACATGATTTTTACATAGCTAATTTAAACTGAAAGTTAAATTAATATTCAAGAGTTGTGTGAAAGGAATCTGGTGGTTCAGAGTGCCAGCCGGCCTTATCtacccctcccccgatttaaatTTTAGcacaccatttaaaaaaaaaaaaaaaaaggctgcctACCCCTACCTTAGAAAGTCTGATATGCAGCTTACCGAGGCTAACAAGGACATGGCGCAGCTCAGCTGCATTCACCgttccattcccttccttatcAAAGACCCGCAGCCCCTCCACATAGTCCTCATGAGTGCCCTGCTCTCTGTTCTTGCTAACAGCCATTAACATGGGCAGGAAGCGTTCAAAGTCCAACATCTTTGTGCTCAACTctgcaatacaaaaaaaagaggGCATGATTAGAACCCAAGGACACCCCGAGTAGGCCAGGGATTTTCTGACCTGGGGGCCGCACACACCAGCCCTATCCCACATGACCTCCATGCCCAAACAGTCTATAAGAATCCATGAAGGCCAAGATTGTACATTTCAAGAACTGAATGGGCTTTATCCAAAGATTATACATTTAGAGATATTATAGGCTTCAAcagatcccaatactcaaaagtGCTGAAATATGAGAGTGAATCTGTCTCCATCCTATAAAACTTAAGACAATCATTGATGAAATAGCAACAGTATTTGCAAACCCACAAAAAAcctaaaaagatgaaaaaaaattacacacaGGGCATGGCTGACAGTGTGCTAGTAATGTATCTAGAGAGATTGTTACCCGTTAATTCTCTTCTCTTGAATCCAGTTAAACCAATCCAGACAAGTCAATTGTTCCAGAAGATGGAGGTAGAGAGCACAGCTACGGTGTAGATATGCAACACACTAGAGGCAGTGCTGCCAACAGGGGTCGGGCAGGTAGGTTGTGTGGAAGATTCTGGTTTTACCACACAATGCAGTGTTAAAATGTTGGTGGCACGTCTGGCCTCTTGAGAGAAATCCAAAGCATGGGAAGAAGGTACATATCAATTCATATCGTGCCTTTCCAGCCAGGAAGTTCAAGGAAGCAATTCATGGTTAAAACAGACCGCATTAGCTTACCTAGTTATAGATATTCAGAGGGATAACAGTGTTGGTCTGATGTAGCAAAAAAAGTCAAGTGAGTGGCACCTTATAAACTTAGCCAATTTGAGGCATATTAGTCAATCTAAAAGAGGAGCCACATGCTTTGTGTCATTTAGTTATATACAAGAATATTTAAATATATGCTAGAAACAGAAGTTTGTAGAGTTACTTAGGTTATAAAAGTATCAAGTAAGGTGAGGGGGACTATCAGAGGCCTATTGATATGCATATGAAGTAGTTAGCAGCTTTCTTCAGAGGTTTAAGTCCTTAAGAGTCCCTACCTCTATCAGCAATATAGATTCTATGTACAGTATTCAGGAGCTATGTACAGGGATTACAGAGAAAGGATATAAGTCAACTCAGCCACATCCTGGTGGGCAGGTTTAAGATTATCAAAAAACTCTGCACAGTGTCATTGGCAGATGGAAAAAAAGCTGTTTCAGAGAGCCAGTTCTTGCTCTTGCCTAAAGGCAGGTTCAGATCAGCCTAGAGTCTTTGGGAGCAGGGAATCTGGAGAGTTTCCGATCCCAGCTTATGGGCGGATTTCTAAAGGCACAGGCCTTTTGCGATTTGAAGGCAATGCATAAGGCTTTGAATTGGACCTGGTAAGGAACTGCAATCAGATTAAGAAAACAAAGCAGAAAGGTACAGAAAATCCCAACTGTATTGGgcaccactggcctgattaagtaTCTTCCCTGGTGCACCTTTACATATTATGAATGGCAGAAAGTATATCTCTGGTACAACGCAAGCATTAATGGCATTGGTAGTAGactaaatattaaaaagatcACATCCACATACTTTGACTTAATGAGGGAGGTTCATTCCGGTCATAGTATGTGCAAAGgctaacccatttggagacacttgCCCCAAGAAGCCTACGTATGGGCCTGGGGGAAAGCACTGCTGCAGGCAGTGCCCCTCCATGAACGAAGATAGCCCCTTACCTCATCACATAAAGAGTAGGAACGGTCTGCAGTGGGGCCTGCACACGCCTTCTCCTCTCAATGTCACAAATCTGCAACTTAAAGCCTAAAAGCAGCCCCCTCTCCTCTGCAAACAAACTGCACTAAAGCAGATGCCAATGAAAACGAGCGGCACAAAAACACACTCTGGAAATCCCATAAGATTTCCCACTACATCGTATccaatggataaaaaaaaaaaaaagccagaaaaaaataCACCTGTGGGTACTCAGGACGAGGTACAAAGTAAGGTGAAATTGAAGAAGTGGTTTACAGAAAGCCTGGCCAGCATATCCTTGAGATCTACCAGGTACTCGCAACCCAAAACGAACCATTGTTGGAGGCAAGATGCTGGGGCTCAATGGACCTGGCTCTGACACAGCTTGGCAAATCTTGTGTGCACAAGTAGGgaagggaccttcatttttttcccagaaattttatcagggtttattttgaCAAGAACATGAGAAGAGTCAGTaggggaaaaaaatgcattttcagGAGAATATCTgaattttggtggacagaagctgCCCACCGTCTCAGTCTCCTTCCCACCCACCTAAATAACCTCCCCTCAAATGATCCTGATCCCCTTTACTACTCCCCTCCCCAGCATTTCCCCCCTTTTCTGCCACTTTCAGTCTCCCTTTCCAAAAATCCCCCCCCTCCAGAAGTTCTCCCAAAAAACCTCCCACCACCAGAATCCCTTCTCCTCAAAATCTTTTGCTCTCCCAAgaatccatcccccccccccccccatctctctcccccttcaaAGAACTGCCCCCGCTCTCCTCCCACCCAAGAATCCCCTTCTCCCCAAAACCAtaaattcatccttaccagctcCGGTGGCTCCAAGCTCCTCCTCTGTCTTGTTTTCGGCATCACGCTCGTTTCCCTACACTGCACATCAGAAGGCAGAGATCCTGCCAGGAAGCTCTGGCAGGTGACTGAATCACAGCCGGGCACTGCCCGACCCGATGGCAGCCACACTCCTACAGGATCCAAGAGGCGCCTTGCAGGCTCAGTTCTGCTGACCTCCTCTCCCATGTGCCGGAAAAGCTCTCACCTAAGCAGGTGGCTTCCAGCACCCGGCGAGGAGATCCAACAGAACTGAGCCTGCAAGGCAGctctcctgctcctgcaggcgaGCATGGCTGAGGCACCTTTTTCACTGCTGTACTTCTAgcaggttcttcagcctgcacagaCTTGGGGGCGCTACAAGAAACGCTGCCTCTGCAACTGCTGAAGAAGCACATTAGGGTGAAAAATCTGTTCAAACCAAAATTTTTACCTTTGcaaaaaaatccaggaatttacaaatgaaaattctggttaaatgaaaaatgaacgtCTCTATGGACGAGATACATACAGGCATTGTAGTTGTTACTAACTGCTGAGGTGGCTAAAATATCTTGCACacagttttgtttctttttagatTAAAAGACATTTGTTCTAATTCTGGCAAGTGTAGGAGAGTTAAGAAAAAAAGTTTCAGCCTAGTTTTCTATAACACTGGTCTCATGCATCTATTAACTTCAGAGCCATTCATCCTTTTTCATTCAAATCTGTCAGTGCCCAGTGACCCTTGGCTTCTACTTTTCGTGTACCCTTAGCACTTAGAACCtcagggaggtggtggtggttctCTTTCCCATAGGGAAAACAGCCAGCTCAATTACTCGGTGAGGTCACGTCACCTTGTGACATCATGGAGCATTTTGAAAGATGCCCCGCAATTGGTTAATGCCTGTGGTCCCCAGCTGACTGAGTACCTTCCTGGTAGGGGAAGGAGAGTGGGAGGGTGAAGAACAAGCTCTAAATCTAATATTTACCTGGTGACTGATGCAGAaattcaagaacataagaaactgccatgctgggtcagaccaagggtccatcaagcccagcatcctgtttccaacagaggccaaaaccaggccacaagaacctggcaattacccaaacactaagaagatcccatgctactgatgcaattaatagcagtggctattccccaagtaaacttgattaatagccattaatggacctctcctccaagaacttatccaaaccttttttgaacccagctacaccaactgcactaaccacatcctctggcaacaaattgcagagctttattgtgcgttgagtgaaaaagaattttctccaattagtcttaaatgtgctatctgctaacttcatggaatgccccctagtctattatctaaaagtgtaaataacagattcacatctactcattcaagacctctcatgatcttaaagacctctatcatatccccccctcagccgtctcttctctaagggGTGGGAAAATATTTATGGCTACTAAGATTGAGCTGGCAAACGCCAAAATAGGTGATCTTTACAGAgcttaaatatatttctttagtctaatataaaaaaaaaaaaaagttagtaacTGAGAAAGACAGGCAAATAAAGTTTAGGAGCCAAGTAAAGTCACTTTTCATTTTTGGCTAACTTGCATCTGTTATTTTCCATgcaagttttttttcttcttgtggaATGTCGCCTTTGTCATGGATATTACTCAGGCCCTTCTTGTCCCAACCTCTTCCTCCCTGCTCTAAACCCACCCCTCTTCCCGATCATTGGCATCTTTTTTTCAGCCGAACCAGCACCCAGAATATTTCCAGCCCCTCCAACGGCATCAAAACCTCTGAACCAAAGGAGAACACAGGCATAATGAAATAGTCATACATTtctcttttaaaacattttaggtcTCAAGATGCTAACAACTGTCATTCTCCAAGTGAGATTTCCAGAGTCCTCTATCAGTATAAAACCTTGCTGAGGGCAATACTTGTTTTTAAGTAGATCAGAAACAATGGAAAAGTTGGTGATAAGAGTATGAGGCagggaaggaggttagggttTTGAGTTTATTCTGCATTTCTCCTCAATTGAAAGGCACAGCCcagcaccgcaaaaaaaaaagcctccaagCAAGGGCTCACTCACCCTCCGGCTTGGGATTGCCAAGAACTTTTATAACTTCAGCGTTGGTCGGGTTCTGACCCAGGGCCCTCATCACATCACCGCACTGGCTCAGCTGGATTTTGCCATCTCCGGTCTTGTCAAAGAGTTGGAAAGCCTCCCTGAAttctgaggagaggagaaaggtcaAATCAAAAAGCAGGACAGGCAGCGTGCTCATAGCAGGCACCACACACTCGTGAGCAGGCCAGAGATTCAGCGTTCTTTACAACGCCTGGGTCACGGCAGCACAACACAATGTTAGAGCCAATCCAGAATGCATCAAGTAGTTAGAACACATgctgattttaaaacctgcagtgGAAGTATTTACCTCTTaaaaagagggagggggggacacTTCAAGTTTGCTAATCTCATCCTTAGCACAGGCACATGCATGTTTGTCTCTGGGGGAAGTTGGATAGCCACCATTAGCAGCCTGTCAAAATGCTAAAAGCAAATCTTTCAGGGAATGCTTCACTTCAGGATCGAGTGTCACACCTGCCTCCCTAGTCAAGGCTCCATCACGTACGACACGGCAGGAGACTGGAAGCCATCGACGTTTCACAGGCATCTACCTCAGGCCACCTCTCTCAGGTGAGCACAGACTCCGTGGTCTCTGCTCTTTTCCCAACCCATCTCAGCAACCACAGACACCAAGATAGACTTACAGAGGTTCTGCTGGTGGCAGGGAATGACTTTCAATGGCACTGCTCCTATGGACTTCACTTgagaaaatgcattaaatatatttttttttgaaattttttttatttattcttttcaaaaACAGAAAACGCAACAGACCTTCAGATGAGTAATAGTCAGCAACACACAGGATTTACACAGCCCTGTATACAATAGTAGAGTGAAAGATCCCCCATTCGATCATAATTGTCTGGTGCACTTGTCATGTAACAAATAAACCGTTTATATAATATCACGTGTTCTGTCATTCTTGGAATATATCAAACATCTTGGTATTAGGCTGTAGCCCCCCCTGatcataccctccccccccccagtcctgccccccatccttccccccccttaCTGTACTAACCCAACTATGTGCAAGCAAGAATCAATGCTGTTTAGTTTTCCACTCTTGGTAAGGTTCCCATATGGCAAAGAAATTATTAACTCGATCATGCTGAACAGCAGTAAGATATTCCAACTGGTAGACTCTATCCAATCTAGAAAGGACATGTGCGAAGGTGGGCGCTTTATCAGCCTTCCATCTGAACGCAATTTCACACCGTGTGGCTACAAAAATGTGCAATGTCAACCTTCTTTGTTTGTCGCTACCC from Rhinatrema bivittatum chromosome 3, aRhiBiv1.1, whole genome shotgun sequence includes these protein-coding regions:
- the LOC115087483 gene encoding myosin light polypeptide 6-like isoform X1, with the protein product MSTLPVLLFDLTFLLSSEFREAFQLFDKTGDGKIQLSQCGDVMRALGQNPTNAEVIKVLGNPKPEELSTKMLDFERFLPMLMAVSKNREQGTHEDYVEGLRVFDKEGNGTVNAAELRHVLVSLGEKMSEEEVEALVAGQEDSNGCINYEELVRIVMSG
- the LOC115087483 gene encoding myosin light polypeptide 6-like isoform X2; amino-acid sequence: MSTLPVLLFDLTFLLSSEFREAFQLFDKTGDGKIQLSQCGDVMRALGQNPTNAEVIKVLGNPKPEELSTKMLDFERFLPMLMAVSKNREQGTHEDYVEGLRVFDKEGNGTVNAAELRHVLVSLGEKMSEEEVEALVAGQEDSNGCINYEAFVRHIMSA